CCGAAACCATGTCATTGGAAACGGCACAGCAGTGTATAAGAGCCCTTGCCAAGACCGACATTCCCACGGTGGATATCACGGGTGGCGCACCGGAGCTCAATCCGCATTTTCAGTGGCTCGTCGAACAATCCCGCAGGCTTGGTCGACATGTCATGGACCGCTGCAATCTGTCCGTGCTGCTGCTTCCCTCACAGGCAGACTTGGCAGAATTCTTAGCCCATCATCGGGTTGAAATCATCGCCTCCCTGCCGTCCTACCGTGCCAGCCAGACGGATGCACAACGAGGCGAGGGAATCTTTGAGAAGTCCTTGGATGGACTTCGACTCTTAAACCGGCTTGGCTATGGTCGACCGAACGGCGGCCTCGGTTTGAACCTGGTCTACAATCCCGTTGGGGCGTTTCTGCCTCCCAAGCAAGAAGCCATTGAAGCCCAATTCAAGAAGGAGCTACGAACTAAACACGGTATTGAGTTCAACCGGCTCTATACAATCACGAATATGCCGATCAGCCGGTTCCTAGAATTTCTTGTTGAAAGCGGCAACTATGAGCAGTACATGACACGCCTCGCCAATGCGTTCAATCCTACCGCCGCCGCCGGCGTCATGTGTCGGTCTACACTGTCAGTCGGATGGGACGGCAAATTATACGACTGCGATTTCAACCAGATGCTGGAGCTTCCCATTGACCATGGCGCACCGGCGCATATCCGCGACTTCGACCCGGCTCAGCTCAATCATCGTCGAATCGTAACCCGCAACCATTGCTATGGATGTACGGCCAGCTCCGGGTCATCCTGTGGTGGAGCCGTTACCTAACGGATAATCTTAACGAAGATATGGAGATGTGTTGATGTATAGATATCTGAATCTTTACCGCGAACAGATCGACAACTTGTTTCCCCTAGTCCTTCTACTTGCGCTGTGCGGAATACCAGGAATCGCAACAGCCCAGACGGCCGGAGCTGAACTGTCCGGCAAACTCGTGGTGACAGGTGCCAGCACCCTCGCCCCACTGATCAGCGAGATCGGCAAGCGCTTTGAGGGTCTCTATCCCAAAGTGCGCGTGGATGTGCAAACCGGTGGCTCGTCCCGCGGCGTCGCGGATACGCGCCAGGGGCTTGCCGACATCGGGATGGTCTCTCGCGCCATGAAAGATGAAGAGAAGGACCTGCATGCGTTTCCGGTTGCTCGCGATGGCGTGAGTATCATTCTCCACAAAGACAATTCGGTCCAGACTCTCACAGACGAACAAGTGGTCGCGATTTACACAGGAAAGATTACCAATTGGAAAGATGTCGGCGGGAGGGACGCTCCGATCACTGTCGTCAACAAGGCGGAAGGCCGATCGACGCTGGAAGTGTTTTTGCACTACTTCAAGCTGAAGAATGCGGACGTCAAGGCGCAGGTAGTGATCGGCGATAACGAGCAGGGAGTGAAAACCGTCGCGGGTAGTCGTCACGCCATCGGATACGTTTCCATCGGAACAGCCGAATATGACGAATCGCAAGGAGTGCCAATCAAGCTGCTCCCGACCGGAGGGGTGACCGCCTCCACAGAGACGGTGCGAAACGGAACTTTTCCGATTTCTCGTCCACTCCACATCGTCACTCGAACTCCACCGGCCGGATTAACCAAAGCTTTTATCGCCTATGCCCAGTCCAAAACCGTCCATGACATCATTGCACAACAATACTTTGTCCCATTGGTCAACTGACGACCTCCTCTGCTGGCTCTTGCGTGGCCTTGCCGCCGTCGCCGGCACGATCGTCATCCTCATCGTGACCTTTCTGATCGTAGAGGCACTGCCCGTCCTTCATCGAATCGGCCTGCTTCGATTCTTTACCGACCCATCTTGGCACCCGGCCGAAGGCTTCTACAATCTGACTCCGATGCTGTGGGGGACTCTCTTCGCTATGGCCGGTTCCGTGTTGATCGCCACACCCCTCGGCATTCTCTCTGCCGTATTCTGTCATTACTATGCGCCGCTTGCCCTTGCCCAGCCCTATCGTCGCCTGATTGAGCTGCTTGCCGGCATTCCTTCGGTAGTCTACGGATTCTGGGGGCTTGTGGTGCTGGTCCCGCTGATCGGCGAGATGCACCCTCCAGGACCTAGCCTCTTGGCCGGTATCCTCATCCTCACGATCATGATCCTTCCCACTATTGCATTGATGGCCGACGCCAGTCTTGCCAATGTGCCACAGCACTATATTCGCGGAGCGGCAGCATTAGGTCTCTCTCAATGGGCGACGATCCGAGGCGTCGTCTTCCCGGCCGCAAAATCGGGGCTTTTCACTGGAGTGATCCTGGAAACCGGCCGAGCCATCGGTGAGACCATGGCGATCCTCATGGTCTGTGGGAACGTAGTTCAGGCTCCTTCCAGCATATTTGATCCGATCCGAACGTTGACCGCCAATATCGCGCTGGAAATGGCCTATGCCCTCGACGACCACCGCGCGGCGCTGTTCGTCAGTGGGCTTGTCTTGATGGCTATGATCGTCGCTTTGACAATTGCAGCAGAATGGGTCAGCCGCGGGAGAATCTACGGCTGACATGTGGGACCAATCGAGAACTCCAAAGGAATGGTTGGCATTCGCTCTTGTCTGGGGAACGGCCGGGCTTGTCACTGGCACCTTCTTCTGGCTGTTAAGCGATATCCTTTGGCACGGACTCAGCTATATCTCCTGGACGTTTCTGACTGCCCCGCCAGAGAACGCCGGACGCCGAGGGGGGATCGGGCCTATCTTGGTTTCGACAGCGTTGATTTTGGGGGTATGCCTCGCGGTCTCGCTGCCCATCGGCATCGGCACCGCTGTCCTCCTTGCTGAGTTTACCTCGGACCAAAGTCTCTTCGGACGGATGACTCGCCGGAGCCTTGATGTCCTGGCCGGTGTGCCGTCGATCGTATTCGGTCTCTTCGGCAACGCTTTTTTTTGCAAGACGCTGGGCCTCGGCTTCTCGATCCTGTCCGGTGGGTTGACCTTGGCCTGCATGGTGCTGCCGATCTTAATCCGTTCAACCGAGGAAGGGTTTCGCGCCGTGCCGGTTGATTACAGGCTATCCGCCGCCGCACTTGGACTATCGCGCACCACAACACTTCTTCACCTGCTGCTACCGGCAGCGGTACCCGGTCTCATGGTTGGCCTCATCCTTGGGGTTGGCAGGGCGATTGCCGAAACCGCAGCGCTCATCTTCACCAGCGGTTATGTGGATCGGATGCCGGAGTCGTTACTCGATTCCGGTCGCGCGCTCTCCATTCATATCTTCGATCTTTCCATGAATGTCTCAGGTGGAGATGCGAATGCCTATGCCTCGGCAGTGGTCTTAGTTGTCCTACTGCTCCTCATCAACGGGACCGCATCTTGGCTGGCAACATATGGCCTCCATCGAAAGATCCTCACCATATGA
This portion of the Nitrospira sp. genome encodes:
- the arsS gene encoding arsenosugar biosynthesis radical SAM protein ArsS (Some members of this family are selenoproteins.), whose protein sequence is MPLTLLGRHNPLASASEQLKVLERPIPNPPFEAQLDQAGLHPLHATGITVFQINVGKLCNQTCRHCHVDAGPDRPETMSLETAQQCIRALAKTDIPTVDITGGAPELNPHFQWLVEQSRRLGRHVMDRCNLSVLLLPSQADLAEFLAHHRVEIIASLPSYRASQTDAQRGEGIFEKSLDGLRLLNRLGYGRPNGGLGLNLVYNPVGAFLPPKQEAIEAQFKKELRTKHGIEFNRLYTITNMPISRFLEFLVESGNYEQYMTRLANAFNPTAAAGVMCRSTLSVGWDGKLYDCDFNQMLELPIDHGAPAHIRDFDPAQLNHRRIVTRNHCYGCTASSGSSCGGAVT
- the pstA gene encoding phosphate ABC transporter permease PstA gives rise to the protein MWDQSRTPKEWLAFALVWGTAGLVTGTFFWLLSDILWHGLSYISWTFLTAPPENAGRRGGIGPILVSTALILGVCLAVSLPIGIGTAVLLAEFTSDQSLFGRMTRRSLDVLAGVPSIVFGLFGNAFFCKTLGLGFSILSGGLTLACMVLPILIRSTEEGFRAVPVDYRLSAAALGLSRTTTLLHLLLPAAVPGLMVGLILGVGRAIAETAALIFTSGYVDRMPESLLDSGRALSIHIFDLSMNVSGGDANAYASAVVLVVLLLLINGTASWLATYGLHRKILTI
- a CDS encoding phosphate ABC transporter substrate-binding protein, with the protein product MYRYLNLYREQIDNLFPLVLLLALCGIPGIATAQTAGAELSGKLVVTGASTLAPLISEIGKRFEGLYPKVRVDVQTGGSSRGVADTRQGLADIGMVSRAMKDEEKDLHAFPVARDGVSIILHKDNSVQTLTDEQVVAIYTGKITNWKDVGGRDAPITVVNKAEGRSTLEVFLHYFKLKNADVKAQVVIGDNEQGVKTVAGSRHAIGYVSIGTAEYDESQGVPIKLLPTGGVTASTETVRNGTFPISRPLHIVTRTPPAGLTKAFIAYAQSKTVHDIIAQQYFVPLVN
- the pstC gene encoding phosphate ABC transporter permease subunit PstC yields the protein MTSLHNNTLSHWSTDDLLCWLLRGLAAVAGTIVILIVTFLIVEALPVLHRIGLLRFFTDPSWHPAEGFYNLTPMLWGTLFAMAGSVLIATPLGILSAVFCHYYAPLALAQPYRRLIELLAGIPSVVYGFWGLVVLVPLIGEMHPPGPSLLAGILILTIMILPTIALMADASLANVPQHYIRGAAALGLSQWATIRGVVFPAAKSGLFTGVILETGRAIGETMAILMVCGNVVQAPSSIFDPIRTLTANIALEMAYALDDHRAALFVSGLVLMAMIVALTIAAEWVSRGRIYG